In Bacillota bacterium, the DNA window GCATGCCGAGCGGCGGACGGGGATGCAGAGGCAGTCCTCCGCCATAAATGACACCCTCTGAAACACGGTCGAGCCTGGCCGCCCCCTGCCCTACCAGGGCGTCCGTCAGCCCGGGCGCCACCCCGCACCCCAACAGCGTTACCCCCGCCCTCACGGCCCGGTCGTGATAGGTAAAGATGTCGAAACCTTCTGCCGACTCGGTCAGATCCGCCAGAGAAACCCCCGCCTCTATGGCCGCCTCCGTGACCCGGGCCACCGCCGCCACCGGGTAGGCGCCCGCCACCAAGTCTGCCCCCCGCATGGCATCCACCAGACCACGGCGGTTCCAGACGTCGAGGACCATACCTTCGCAGCGGTCGGGCCCAAGGCGGCGTACCGCTTCCCCCACGCGGCCGGGGTCGATATCCGCGATCACCACGCGTTCAGCGATCCCGTGCTTCAGAAGGTCGCTCGGAATAGCGGGGCCCATGAGGCCCGCACCAAGCACCAATACCCGTGCCATCGGCCACCCTTCCTCCAAAATGCTG includes these proteins:
- a CDS encoding saccharopine dehydrogenase NADP-binding domain-containing protein encodes the protein MARVLVLGAGLMGPAIPSDLLKHGIAERVVIADIDPGRVGEAVRRLGPDRCEGMVLDVWNRRGLVDAMRGADLVAGAYPVAAVARVTEAAIEAGVSLADLTESAEGFDIFTYHDRAVRAGVTLLGCGVAPGLTDALVGQGAARLDRVSEGVIYGGGLPLHPRPPLGMLLRGRIGEQGVAPLEKVFAEAALYEELRAELGRPGMTITERFEEE